In Spiroplasma chinense, a single window of DNA contains:
- the aspS gene encoding aspartate--tRNA ligase, translating into MKRTHTCGELNISNVGQNVILQGWVAKVRKMGGLTFVDLRDRYGITQLVLSEAFNEKLSEIKSEYVIEVHGKVIERKSKNKDIATGEVEIEVEEISTINKSKLTPFEIKDGIESNEDTRLVYRYLDLRRPEMQNNLVVRSKMNNSIRNYFVENNFIEIETPIFGKSTPEGARDFLVPSRLNPQKFYALPQSPQLYKQLFMISGLDRYFQIVKCFRDEDLRIDRQPEFTQLDMEMSFADSEDAMNMIEGVVKKTILDIKGIDLKESIQRMTWKESFDKYGNDKPDLRFGYEINTLDELFSNTEVPLFSNLEGKTIRAICVEGLLNKKELEQLSETAKQNSLNILAFAKITNNEWSGSVASKLSETEKESLIKTFNISKDSTILFGVENYEVVSKALGSVRNHVAKLQNLLNPEELKLVWITNFPLFEFSEEENRFVAAHHPFTMPSDGCLDDFDVNLKDAEAKAYDIVLNGFELGGGSQRITDPQLQQRMFDAIGLSKEQVEANFGWFVNAYNYGAPYHSGCALGLDRFCMLLTGAENIREVIAFPKNSSGVDPMTNAPDLVTASQLDELHIKTK; encoded by the coding sequence ATGAAAAGAACACATACATGTGGTGAGTTAAATATTTCTAATGTAGGACAAAATGTTATTTTACAAGGTTGAGTTGCTAAAGTTAGAAAAATGGGAGGACTTACTTTTGTTGATTTAAGAGATAGATATGGAATCACTCAATTAGTTTTAAGTGAAGCTTTTAATGAAAAATTAAGTGAAATTAAAAGTGAATATGTAATTGAAGTTCATGGAAAAGTTATTGAAAGAAAATCAAAAAATAAAGATATTGCAACAGGTGAAGTTGAAATTGAAGTTGAGGAAATTTCAACTATTAATAAATCTAAATTAACTCCATTTGAAATTAAAGATGGAATTGAATCTAATGAAGATACAAGATTAGTTTATAGATACTTGGATTTACGTCGTCCAGAAATGCAAAATAATTTAGTTGTTAGAAGTAAAATGAATAATTCAATTAGAAATTATTTTGTAGAAAATAATTTCATCGAAATTGAAACTCCAATTTTTGGTAAATCTACTCCAGAAGGAGCAAGAGACTTCTTGGTTCCTTCAAGATTAAATCCTCAAAAATTCTATGCACTTCCTCAATCTCCACAACTATATAAACAATTATTTATGATTTCAGGATTAGATCGTTATTTCCAAATAGTTAAGTGTTTTAGAGATGAAGACTTAAGAATTGACCGTCAACCTGAATTTACTCAACTTGATATGGAAATGTCATTTGCAGATTCTGAAGATGCTATGAATATGATTGAAGGAGTTGTTAAAAAAACAATTCTTGATATTAAAGGAATTGATTTAAAAGAATCAATTCAAAGAATGACTTGAAAAGAATCATTTGATAAATATGGAAATGACAAACCTGATTTAAGATTTGGTTATGAAATTAATACATTAGATGAGTTATTTTCAAACACAGAAGTGCCTTTATTTTCAAATTTAGAAGGTAAAACAATTCGTGCAATTTGTGTTGAAGGTTTATTAAATAAAAAAGAATTAGAACAATTAAGTGAAACCGCAAAACAAAATAGTTTAAATATTTTAGCTTTTGCAAAAATTACAAACAACGAATGAAGTGGTTCTGTTGCTTCTAAATTAAGTGAAACCGAAAAAGAAAGTTTAATTAAAACTTTTAATATTTCAAAAGATTCTACAATTTTATTTGGAGTAGAAAACTATGAAGTGGTTTCAAAAGCGCTTGGTTCTGTAAGAAACCATGTTGCAAAATTACAAAATCTATTAAATCCTGAAGAATTAAAATTAGTTTGAATTACAAACTTCCCACTATTTGAATTTAGTGAAGAAGAAAATAGATTTGTAGCAGCGCACCATCCATTCACAATGCCTTCTGATGGATGTTTAGATGATTTTGATGTTAATTTAAAAGATGCAGAAGCTAAAGCTTATGACATCGTTTTAAATGGTTTTGAATTAGGTGGAGGAAGTCAAAGAATTACTGACCCTCAATTACAACAAAGAATGTTTGATGCAATTGGTCTTTCAAAAGAACAAGTTGAAGCTAACTTTGGATGATTTGTAAATGCTTATAACTATGGAGCACCATATCACTCTGGTTGTGCTCTGGGATTAGATAGATTCTGTATGTTATTAACAGGAGCTGAAAATATCCGTGAAGTTATTGCATTCCCTAAAAACTCTTCTGGAGTAGATCCAATGACAAATGCACCAGATTTAGTAACAGCATCTCAACTTGATGAATTACATATTAAAACTAAATAA
- a CDS encoding PTS fructose transporter subunit IIABC, producing MEKILNTKNIFLDEKLVDQKSVFEFIANAALKDKVISDSEALINGFNSRESEGSTGFEDGFAIPHARIKEAKEAAIYVVRLANGIEWNSMDGKPTKVIIALIVPDGKNDEHLAILSDVAVKLMDSNFKKVLNTATDAKKVLEAFSAKKQVSKTKANKEGLNILAITSCVTGIAHTYMAEEKLLNEVPKMGHNIRVETHGSKGVGNAFSQKEIENADLVIFAVDINIDNSRFAGKKFYQVKVAKAIKDPQGLVTEAIENGKELSGNSKVSFNSNSKAGKDSVMQHILAGISYMIPVIVMGGIAIAFSLGVAKAIWGPESNTMGQVPLKFADVANGTIIQLIGGQWYVPESLDTSMINLLNINEYAMVENGFIYALNNDLTKGAQLLSEIKSQWGPLRTLEMIGSGAFTLMIPILAGFIGNSIAGRAAIAPAMVGAFIGNDAGNFAAYGNMLPVQTPTGFIGAIVAGLLVGYTVRWINTWNVPRSLAPAMPIFFIPLVVGLGISLLFIYVIGTPIGYVMGKFGEAIESAYTGKGNVGVFLGLGLGVLLGAMASFDMGGPINKIAFVTSSALITQDITQPMGALAAAIPVAPLGMGLSTIFFKKFFTPDERGMGISAIIMGTIGISEGAIPFAIRDPKRAIASNVVGGMVAGGIAGALMVNNFAAHGGPIVAILGAVPYGWETVYFFIAVACGTTVTVLMYGSWMLADAGKPGSVKENHVNYLAKIATNKKDNISEINSSILKLKGEMSALRKEEKLTNKDNSSKLNDLKIKIEKLNSEIVNEKNLYKEAKLVAKTSYKEASKQEKEFIKSQRSGIKEFVANSKENYKKELEKLNSNDFRGNKLAMIENKQNKNLAKENYLNSINNDQVKRREKYVQMYNSKLV from the coding sequence ATGGAAAAAATTTTAAATACTAAGAATATATTCTTAGATGAAAAATTAGTTGATCAAAAATCTGTATTTGAATTTATTGCAAATGCAGCACTTAAAGATAAAGTGATTTCCGATAGCGAAGCATTAATAAATGGTTTTAATTCTCGTGAATCAGAAGGTTCAACTGGTTTTGAAGATGGTTTTGCTATTCCGCATGCAAGAATAAAAGAAGCTAAAGAAGCTGCTATTTATGTTGTTAGACTTGCAAATGGAATTGAATGAAATTCTATGGATGGAAAACCAACAAAAGTTATAATTGCTTTAATAGTTCCTGATGGAAAAAATGATGAACATTTAGCTATTTTAAGTGATGTTGCAGTTAAGTTGATGGATTCGAACTTTAAAAAAGTTTTAAATACAGCAACAGATGCTAAAAAAGTTTTAGAAGCATTTAGTGCAAAAAAACAAGTTTCAAAAACTAAAGCAAATAAGGAAGGGCTAAATATTTTAGCCATTACTTCATGTGTTACAGGTATAGCACATACTTATATGGCTGAAGAAAAGCTTTTAAATGAAGTGCCTAAAATGGGGCATAACATTCGCGTAGAAACTCATGGTTCAAAAGGGGTAGGAAACGCTTTTAGTCAAAAAGAAATCGAAAACGCAGATTTAGTAATTTTTGCAGTTGATATTAATATCGACAATTCAAGATTTGCAGGTAAAAAGTTTTACCAAGTAAAAGTTGCAAAAGCAATTAAAGACCCTCAAGGTCTTGTAACAGAAGCTATTGAAAACGGAAAAGAATTAAGTGGTAACTCTAAAGTTTCATTTAATTCAAATTCAAAAGCAGGAAAAGATAGTGTTATGCAACATATTTTAGCAGGTATTTCATACATGATTCCTGTTATTGTCATGGGGGGAATTGCTATTGCTTTCTCTCTAGGGGTTGCAAAAGCTATTTGAGGTCCTGAATCAAATACTATGGGACAAGTTCCACTTAAATTTGCTGATGTGGCAAACGGAACAATAATTCAATTAATAGGTGGTCAATGATATGTGCCAGAAAGTTTGGATACTTCAATGATTAACCTTTTAAATATCAATGAATATGCAATGGTTGAAAATGGATTTATTTATGCTTTAAATAATGATTTAACAAAAGGTGCTCAATTATTATCTGAAATTAAGTCACAATGAGGACCATTACGTACATTAGAAATGATTGGTAGTGGAGCCTTTACATTAATGATTCCAATTTTAGCTGGATTCATTGGAAACTCAATTGCAGGTAGAGCTGCAATCGCACCTGCAATGGTAGGGGCATTTATTGGAAATGATGCAGGAAACTTTGCAGCATATGGAAATATGTTGCCAGTTCAAACACCAACTGGATTTATTGGAGCTATTGTAGCGGGATTATTGGTTGGATATACTGTAAGATGAATTAATACTTGAAATGTACCTCGTTCATTGGCACCAGCTATGCCTATATTCTTTATCCCATTGGTAGTTGGATTAGGAATATCATTACTATTTATTTATGTAATTGGAACACCAATTGGATATGTAATGGGTAAATTTGGTGAAGCCATTGAAAGTGCTTATACAGGTAAAGGAAATGTTGGAGTATTCTTAGGGTTAGGTTTAGGAGTATTACTTGGAGCTATGGCTTCATTTGATATGGGTGGACCAATCAACAAAATTGCATTTGTTACTTCAAGTGCATTAATTACACAAGATATTACACAACCTATGGGAGCACTTGCAGCTGCAATTCCAGTTGCACCTCTAGGAATGGGATTATCAACAATATTCTTTAAAAAATTCTTTACTCCTGATGAAAGAGGAATGGGAATTAGTGCAATTATTATGGGAACAATCGGAATTTCAGAAGGTGCTATTCCATTTGCTATTCGTGACCCAAAAAGAGCTATTGCATCAAACGTAGTTGGTGGAATGGTAGCTGGGGGAATTGCTGGAGCATTAATGGTTAATAACTTTGCAGCTCACGGTGGACCTATTGTTGCAATCTTAGGAGCTGTTCCTTATGGTTGAGAAACAGTTTACTTCTTTATAGCTGTAGCTTGTGGAACAACAGTTACAGTATTAATGTATGGAAGTTGAATGTTAGCTGATGCTGGAAAACCAGGATCAGTTAAAGAAAATCATGTAAATTATCTTGCAAAAATTGCAACAAATAAAAAAGATAACATTTCAGAAATTAATTCATCTATCTTAAAACTTAAAGGTGAAATGTCAGCTTTAAGAAAAGAAGAAAAATTAACAAACAAAGATAATTCTTCAAAATTAAATGACTTAAAAATTAAAATTGAAAAATTAAATAGTGAAATTGTTAATGAAAAAAACTTGTATAAAGAAGCTAAATTAGTTGCAAAAACTTCATATAAAGAAGCTTCAAAACAAGAAAAAGAATTTATTAAGTCACAAAGAAGTGGAATTAAAGAATTTGTTGCAAATTCAAAAGAAAATTACAAAAAAGAACTTGAAAAATTAAACTCTAATGATTTTAGAGGAAATAAATTAGCAATGATTGAAAATAAACAAAATAAAAATTTAGCTAAAGAAAATTATTTAAATTCAATTAATAATGATCAAGTTAAACGTAGAGAAAAATATGTTCAAATGTATAATTCAAAACTTGTTTAA
- a CDS encoding acyltransferase family protein produces the protein MRNSNIEITRFICIFLIIFSHQFSAQMPYDKILLREIMAPMISVPIYIFMLISGYFKSTSKNYNFMKILFTVFLCYILNWILAPGIMYLVNGHWEFTSFILGGRDWWYMWAFLVIQLFVPLLNLLLNKIKVHYLILVLIISYIILLTNNATKYGQNFTIDNIAIFIILYLVGGVLKLYCDFSKIKWRYIFLSLILVSYSLNLVFRATLKLFFWHSVNDLSLAIFAIMVFCFIISFKPTKNKVFDFLGTLTLFIYLFHYLFENLNNHFIGPLIGELNVNLRYLILSINTMIFTFIYALIIFKPVLIVSQKIANQKVFKNLFIEKQIFN, from the coding sequence ATGAGAAATAGTAATATAGAAATTACCAGGTTTATTTGTATTTTTTTAATAATATTTTCACATCAGTTTTCAGCTCAAATGCCTTATGATAAAATTTTACTTAGAGAAATTATGGCCCCAATGATTAGTGTGCCAATTTACATTTTCATGTTGATTAGTGGATATTTTAAGTCAACATCTAAAAATTATAATTTTATGAAAATATTGTTTACTGTCTTTTTATGCTATATTTTAAACTGAATTCTAGCTCCTGGAATTATGTATTTGGTAAATGGACATTGAGAATTTACAAGTTTTATTTTAGGTGGAAGAGATTGATGGTATATGTGAGCATTTTTAGTAATACAATTATTTGTACCATTGTTAAATCTTTTATTAAATAAAATTAAAGTTCATTATTTGATACTTGTGTTAATAATTTCTTATATAATTTTGCTTACAAATAATGCTACAAAATATGGTCAAAACTTTACAATTGATAACATAGCTATATTTATAATTCTTTACTTAGTTGGGGGAGTTTTAAAACTATATTGTGATTTTAGTAAAATAAAGTGAAGATACATTTTTTTATCATTAATTTTAGTAAGTTATTCTTTAAACTTGGTTTTTAGAGCTACATTAAAATTATTTTTTTGACATTCTGTAAATGATTTATCATTGGCAATATTTGCTATTATGGTTTTTTGTTTTATAATTTCATTTAAACCTACAAAAAATAAAGTCTTTGATTTTTTAGGTACATTAACTTTATTTATATATCTATTTCATTATTTATTTGAAAATTTAAATAATCATTTTATAGGTCCTTTAATAGGGGAGTTAAATGTTAATTTAAGATACTTAATTCTTTCAATTAATACTATGATTTTTACTTTCATTTATGCATTAATTATATTTAAACCAGTATTAATTGTTTCGCAAAAAATAGCTAATCAAAAAGTGTTTAAGAATTTATTTATTGAAAAACAAATATTTAATTAA